A genomic region of Papaver somniferum cultivar HN1 chromosome 7, ASM357369v1, whole genome shotgun sequence contains the following coding sequences:
- the LOC113294425 gene encoding uncharacterized protein LOC113294425 produces MASLEHVCLFIAGQPFVARPWTLLVEQELAELKTVPIWINMRNVPLHLWNVKGLGKLASFIGVPLMLDKQTATRSRMNYAMVFVEVTVDSDLPSHIDALVGNTKIKVPVEYTWKPQKCSHCVVFGHTQNKCVAAIVAAFVAAANLAADEAAKKLIATTAEQSKKAGGNEGWVVKNLKRGRSKNFNKENISSSSGGASSSGTKSVIENPLSVKNKFHQLDGDTTIDNMEVTLSSGSKDNGNILTPSSLENGVGVMETSKTLEVQDGTGISQMNVEEGSRFVQSQVEKLDVTQKGGELDGARVHFLRKSSIQGKNVLNVKDTEKKPGKIKKSNPPLV; encoded by the coding sequence ATGGCTTCTTTAGAACATGTATGTCTTTTTATCGCAGGTCAACCTTTTGTTGCTAGACCATGGACTCTACTGGTAGAGCAAGAATTGGCTGAGCTGAAGACTGTTCCTATTTGGATCAACATGAGGAATGTTCCTTTGCATCTCTGGAATGTAAAAGGCCTAGGTAAACTTGCTAGTTTCATTGGTGTACCTTTAATGTTGGATAAACAAACTGCAACCAGGTCTCGTATGAATTATGCAATGGTTTTTGTTGAGGTTACTGTGGATTCAGATTTACCAAGTCATATTGATGCTTTAGTGGGAAATACTAAAATCAAAGTTCCAGTGGAATACACATGGAAACCCCAGAAATGCTCTCATTGTGTTGTATTTGGACATACTCAAAACAAATGTGTTGCTGCTATTGTTGCTGcctttgttgctgctgctaatTTGGCTGCAGATGAAGCAGCTAAAAAACTTATTGCCACAACTGCAGAACAAAGTAAGAAGGCTGGAGGTAATGAAGGATGGGTTGTTAAAAATTTGAAAAGAGGTAGAAGCAAGAATTTCAATAAGGAGAATATTTCTAGTTCTTCAGGTGGTGCTTCAAGTAGTGGGACAAAAAGTGTAATTGAAAATCCTTTATCCGTGAAGAATAAATTTCATCAGCTGGATGGGGATACAACAATTGATAATATGGAGGTGACTTTGTCTTCTGGTAGTAAGGATAATGGCAATATCCTTACTCCTAGTAGTCTGGAAAATGGTGTTGGGGTTATGGAAACTTCTAAGACTTTAGAAGTTCAGGATGGTACTGGGATTTCTCAAATGAATGTTGAAGAAGGGTCTAGGTTTGTCCAATCTCAGGTTGAAAAATTGGATGTGACTCAAAAGGGGGGAGAGTTGGATGGTGCTAGAGTTCACTTCTTACGTAAATCATCTATCCAAGGGAAGAATGTGTTGAATGTGAAGGATACTGAAAAGAAGCCTGGGAAGATTAAGAAATCTAATCCTCCCCTTGTTTAA